One genomic segment of Paenibacillus sp. FSL H8-0332 includes these proteins:
- a CDS encoding prepilin peptidase: protein MTIIVASYITLIGLILGSFYNVVALRIPAGESLLRPPSHCPSCNTQLRSRDLIPVLSYVLNRGRCRYCGSRISPLYMLGEAMTGLLFLWIHFQFGLTGKGIVGYLLVSLAIIVTVSDLKFMLIPDKVLLFFLPILATAVLRFPEGPLISHLLGAAAGGGILLLLVLFGGMGMGDAKLMALLGLVLGFPNTILAFLLACMLGTVVGGTLLFTGRIKRKQHIPFGPWLAAGALLAFAYGSHLISGYLALIR, encoded by the coding sequence ATGACGATTATTGTAGCCAGTTACATCACGCTGATCGGCCTGATTCTGGGCTCTTTTTATAATGTGGTAGCCTTGCGTATACCGGCAGGTGAATCGCTGCTGCGGCCGCCCTCACACTGTCCAAGCTGCAACACACAGCTAAGATCAAGGGATCTGATACCTGTACTAAGTTATGTGCTGAACAGAGGGAGATGCCGTTACTGCGGGAGCAGGATCTCACCGTTATATATGCTTGGTGAGGCGATGACAGGCTTGCTGTTTCTATGGATTCACTTCCAATTCGGTCTGACGGGCAAGGGGATTGTTGGATACTTATTGGTAAGTCTAGCTATTATTGTTACAGTGTCTGATCTTAAGTTTATGTTGATTCCCGACAAGGTATTGCTGTTTTTTCTCCCGATACTCGCTACAGCAGTGCTGCGCTTTCCCGAGGGTCCGCTAATCTCCCATCTGCTGGGAGCAGCCGCAGGCGGTGGTATTCTGTTGTTGTTAGTCTTGTTCGGCGGAATGGGGATGGGGGATGCGAAGCTGATGGCATTGCTCGGTCTGGTGCTGGGATTCCCTAATACGATCCTGGCCTTTCTGCTTGCTTGTATGTTAGGAACTGTGGTTGGGGGCACTTTGCTATTTACGGGCAGAATCAAGCGCAAGCAGCATATTCCCTTTGGCCCGTGGCTGGCAGCAGGGGCGCTGCTTGCCTTCGCATACGGCTCACATCTTATCAGCGGTTATCTTGCGCTCATTCGTTAG
- a CDS encoding prepilin-type N-terminal cleavage/methylation domain-containing protein gives MRKFVDLLRKEQGFTLIELIAALSLFSLVSALVYGVMTFGVQSYQRVTMENTLRDESDLLMSAIITEIYTFAPNTISSDEVNKTILLRRDNVSGGIDEVAIGISGGQLVINELSKTEPISTPNSVGDVTTPTSADTYNTRTSTDSMLDPNSSMSLECSANSIQPCESGLLSIKLSLTLERGDTRRQLVVESKFGF, from the coding sequence ATGAGAAAATTCGTTGATCTTCTCCGCAAAGAACAAGGCTTTACGCTTATAGAGCTCATTGCAGCGTTGTCTTTATTTTCTCTGGTATCCGCACTGGTCTATGGAGTAATGACGTTTGGCGTGCAGAGTTATCAGAGAGTGACTATGGAGAATACGTTGAGGGATGAAAGTGACTTACTGATGTCTGCCATTATTACTGAAATCTATACTTTTGCTCCAAACACTATTTCTTCTGATGAAGTGAATAAGACCATACTTCTGCGCAGAGATAATGTTAGCGGTGGGATCGATGAAGTAGCAATAGGCATATCCGGCGGGCAGTTAGTGATTAATGAGCTTTCAAAAACAGAACCCATATCAACTCCAAATTCCGTAGGTGACGTAACTACTCCAACATCAGCAGATACATATAATACACGGACTTCGACAGATTCAATGTTGGACCCGAATTCTTCAATGAGCTTGGAATGCAGTGCAAATTCAATCCAGCCTTGTGAGAGTGGCCTGCTAAGTATCAAGCTTTCTCTGACTTTAGAACGTGGAGATACCAGACGGCAGCTTGTGGTTGAGAGCAAATTCGGATTCTAG
- a CDS encoding type IV pilus twitching motility protein PilT: MPLLKRDIVQLLHMAYTSKASDLHISVGSPPVIRIDGALHLMDGENVAPEESVSMAETLLGSGKTVIFHSVGEMDFSYPLDNGVRYRVNVYKQRGEVSIAARAIPVEIPTLEQLSLPSVLSSLAMKPQGLILVTGPTGSGKSSTLAAMLNYINTTERKHIVTLEDPIEFIHSHGTCLIDQREVGSDTGSFASGLRAALRQDPDVILVGEMRDLETMSAAVTAAETGHLVMATLHTTDAPQTVDRIIDTFPGHQQGQIRSQLASVLLAVLSQRLFPRAGGRGRLCATELMINTPAVANLIRTDKTHQLKNVMQTGRSLGMHTLEMNIREQLQYGLINPESAKAYLTEVGS; this comes from the coding sequence ATGCCATTATTGAAACGTGATATTGTTCAACTTCTGCATATGGCCTATACCTCCAAAGCCTCAGATCTGCATATATCCGTAGGTTCTCCGCCAGTAATTCGGATAGACGGAGCGCTGCATTTAATGGATGGGGAGAATGTTGCGCCTGAAGAATCTGTTAGTATGGCGGAAACCTTACTTGGGAGCGGCAAAACTGTAATTTTCCATAGCGTTGGGGAAATGGATTTCTCATATCCGTTGGACAATGGGGTGCGGTATCGGGTTAACGTGTATAAGCAAAGAGGGGAGGTCAGCATAGCGGCGCGGGCAATTCCTGTAGAGATTCCGACGCTTGAACAATTATCATTGCCTTCTGTACTTTCCAGTCTTGCTATGAAACCGCAGGGGCTGATATTAGTAACGGGGCCAACCGGCAGCGGGAAGTCCTCCACACTTGCTGCCATGTTGAATTATATCAATACGACAGAGCGTAAGCATATCGTGACGCTTGAGGACCCTATAGAATTTATACATTCTCATGGCACATGCTTAATTGATCAGCGTGAGGTGGGAAGTGATACCGGCAGCTTTGCCAGCGGATTACGTGCTGCGCTTCGGCAGGACCCGGATGTAATTCTGGTAGGTGAGATGCGGGATCTGGAGACGATGTCGGCAGCAGTTACGGCTGCGGAGACCGGCCATCTGGTGATGGCTACGCTGCATACTACGGATGCCCCGCAGACGGTTGACCGGATTATCGATACTTTTCCAGGCCACCAGCAAGGTCAGATTCGTTCCCAGTTAGCTTCAGTGTTGCTGGCGGTTCTCTCACAGCGTCTTTTCCCGAGGGCGGGTGGCCGGGGCAGATTGTGCGCAACAGAGCTGATGATTAATACGCCAGCTGTAGCGAACCTGATTCGTACTGATAAGACACACCAGCTCAAAAATGTAATGCAAACCGGGCGGTCACTCGGTATGCATACGCTTGAGATGAATATTCGTGAACAACTGCAGTATGGACTTATTAATCCGGAATCTGCTAAAGCCTATCTAACGGAGGTGGGCAGCTGA
- a CDS encoding type II secretion system F family protein, producing MPQFEYQVKTHAGKQLKGKLTATDKAIAMEELRKRGLTVFSLVERKTTILSMEIYIGNPVKTIHFIIYCRQFATLMRAGVSIVDATRILAEQTESKPLRKALMDVNSSLLRGTAFSQAIQDHKKIFPPLFVSMIRAGEETGDLEGTLERLAVYFEKQHTTTEKIKSALTYPITVGVMAIAAVVYLLWAIVPQFVSMFESMNAELPAITKMVLALSRSIQGQWYIWLLAIVLLITVYQVVKRTERGAYALDYAKLKIPVFGKLNQKGSIAQFTRTFSSLYASSVPILQSLSIVEEVAGNKVIGGYIRKASDSLRQGKPLSDPLKKAWVFPPLVTQMIAIGEETGALDQMLAKVADFYEMDVENTVDRLKSLLEPLLIAFLAGVVGIIVASIMLPMFSIYSNI from the coding sequence ATGCCGCAATTCGAATATCAAGTGAAGACGCATGCGGGCAAGCAACTGAAGGGGAAGCTCACGGCAACGGACAAGGCCATAGCGATGGAGGAGCTTCGTAAGCGCGGTCTGACTGTATTCTCGCTCGTAGAACGCAAAACCACTATTCTGTCTATGGAAATATACATAGGAAATCCGGTCAAGACTATCCATTTCATTATCTATTGCCGCCAGTTCGCCACACTGATGCGTGCCGGTGTTTCTATTGTGGATGCTACACGAATATTGGCTGAACAGACAGAGAGTAAGCCTCTGCGTAAAGCTTTGATGGATGTGAACTCCAGTCTGTTAAGAGGAACAGCATTCTCACAGGCAATTCAGGATCACAAGAAGATCTTTCCGCCACTCTTTGTCAGCATGATTCGTGCAGGTGAGGAGACCGGTGATCTGGAAGGAACGCTTGAACGGTTGGCGGTCTATTTCGAGAAACAGCACACAACCACCGAGAAAATCAAATCAGCACTTACCTATCCTATTACCGTTGGAGTTATGGCTATTGCAGCAGTAGTGTACCTTCTCTGGGCGATTGTACCTCAGTTCGTCAGTATGTTTGAGTCAATGAATGCCGAGCTTCCTGCGATTACCAAAATGGTATTGGCACTTAGTAGAAGCATTCAAGGCCAGTGGTATATTTGGTTGCTTGCAATAGTACTGCTCATTACTGTCTATCAGGTAGTCAAACGGACGGAACGCGGAGCCTATGCGCTTGATTATGCCAAGCTCAAGATTCCCGTATTCGGCAAGCTGAATCAAAAAGGCTCCATTGCACAATTCACACGCACTTTCTCATCCCTATATGCCAGCTCGGTGCCTATTCTTCAATCCTTGTCGATTGTTGAAGAAGTTGCTGGGAATAAAGTGATTGGCGGATATATTCGTAAGGCCAGTGATTCTCTTCGTCAAGGTAAGCCGTTATCGGACCCCTTGAAGAAGGCCTGGGTCTTTCCACCGCTCGTTACACAGATGATTGCCATTGGTGAAGAGACGGGGGCACTGGATCAGATGCTCGCCAAGGTGGCTGATTTCTACGAGATGGATGTAGAGAATACAGTGGACCGGCTGAAATCGCTGCTGGAGCCGCTGCTTATTGCTTTTTTGGCAGGAGTGGTAGGAATTATAGTAGCTTCTATTATGCTTCCTATGTTCAGTATCTATAGCAATATTTAA
- a CDS encoding type II secretion system protein, whose amino-acid sequence MLAQALKKRLGKAVKEEKGFTLIELLAVIVIMGIIAVIAIPMISGLIKNTGDKADLATARQIYEASRMYITTELDGKVENLSIDVIGSAPTDTTAGTGLQGLKYLENPLVLPSTKANIVTGSTINYTGGKLANNSSGFAVRITDGTVTKDFTADQVLKTKLK is encoded by the coding sequence ATGTTGGCACAAGCGCTAAAAAAGAGATTGGGTAAGGCGGTTAAAGAGGAAAAAGGCTTTACACTGATTGAACTTCTGGCGGTAATTGTGATTATGGGGATTATAGCAGTTATAGCTATTCCAATGATTAGCGGTCTTATCAAGAATACAGGTGACAAGGCTGATCTGGCAACGGCTCGACAGATATATGAAGCCTCGCGTATGTATATTACTACTGAGCTGGATGGGAAAGTAGAGAATCTATCTATTGATGTTATAGGTAGCGCTCCAACCGACACAACAGCAGGCACAGGGCTTCAGGGATTGAAATATTTGGAAAATCCACTGGTATTACCTAGTACTAAGGCGAACATAGTGACAGGTTCAACTATTAATTATACAGGCGGAAAGTTAGCAAACAACTCCTCTGGATTTGCGGTTCGTATAACAGACGGAACCGTAACAAAAGATTTTACTGCAGATCAAGTATTAAAAACTAAATTAAAATAA
- a CDS encoding DUF5057 domain-containing protein, translating to MEVLKRKRLLLMLILPLTLILFAVIWSMVSRIDADQNSYPVRLLEITEDGTSQLTSFKTEFPDFTVVTMSMKRFVALRDDLDGQYDGIFIGKGTYSPVTLGNLKDKDVSVRSAAMNTSLIQNDITRLRVDDINKLFIMKGLYVIFHEQTFLDQEKPEARQGILYEAFNPLRRTSASKSNVLFLTDSGIKDFFNRLKTDSSKLKQRPQLQITNSDEIRNYVPASTGGKIYAPGDKLKFNFNVSNTTDLANHPMTAKLYINLDKSIAMGEQQVVASVKVNKANSTLEYILPRTFSGLLYWKLEISDPTSFAQLKSYERGSIRYRNEKTVIRVLQITPPGSSTTPIHESSLKKSINMNQDFLSNEDYKLDITVMNIDEFNYYIESTFANTREYGLNGVYDMLLFGFRDEYYSKTIMKPLSITAVKEFINESKQSAMFTHDTVINLYGGNTWVDNFKEITGQKDPVVNLGHNALNPSKKVTPVNDGLLMQYPFYLSQQTGSGTQNNIGEPKVAKTHNQYFTLDLEDRTVVPWYNTISESGDATKRTPDDSWNHYYTYSKGNVTYSGTGHLFGSNLSSSESVFPEWEQKLFVNTMYRAFMGANHAPSITAYSPIEGTVIPSYQDKLTVSYSVADLDLKDRTLTTNLKFIVNGTELTSPDYMIHNRRVGSEETITQTFKNPLSESGNIEIMITAQDDQGASASPVIIPLTVSKVESSLSINRSQSATKIGRDKLVTIDYSIAPKTLRLEDVQPQYQGKNNLLISGLRYDEKFAPNLEFEGESLPQGFTKTGNLSEGYTIKGTFENITFQLTTIDGKQYYKPVNPHSTSDPLIYKFTLSFKPKAAEKYILDNSSIMFEDIHAPAESVPTAVPTAAPTVAATPTPTPTPAPVPTVAPPVFPGSTAPISALGVAKDYSVYILEDIDYSSTSFQNKARTAAGGNFTTPNLTLGGNLPESESGATLVVGGNINWSSNNGSMRGKAYYGGKVIAIAEAYKNKVFLDTSLPFAQVNQHLKNLSSYLGHLPGTNVTSVLANGRNDFTLNGTDPNLNIFNVTLKDSSKSISAVNINAPAGSTVVINISGKSASFGNGSINHENVANDHIIFNFYEAETLVSQYYAIDQSILAPLATLSLTGTYNGTIIAKKLQPIGGGIDIGGVNPFNGNLPEMPAATTAPTAVPTATATPAATVTVTPVPTASATPTVMPTATPVPTTVTMKFLAVNLEVIIEITSIVVHDEYILVDQKLSLPSITTILPDDVDAKDRTLQWTIVSGKDFIKFISDGMIQAIAPGEAEILASVQDGSKVVSNIARITVTAPIPPEPIRTIELTGDTSGTANTPIHLNAVYTSNPVETDITYKWTITDGNGNNVNQYLTTSGPTSPTGTFNAPQSGIYTITVTAYSNSNTAGSPAIKTIAITNPLRDFIIDSADSVFVGKFIEMSLKDFAPDNADDAFDIHWSLVGDGAQYASLTKAPDDTNDTKYILTGIKAKDTVTVSVTAGDITRIKKIKIEPLVLTDIQFTGTIVEMNVGETRHLDQLLWFSPREITLNDVRDQLDWTSTFSGIASFQTPVTADNRGIIHAHKSGSTLVTVQYANNPLIKTTILVKVYPLDTDDRY from the coding sequence ATGGAGGTCTTGAAAAGAAAAAGACTGCTGCTTATGCTTATCCTTCCGTTGACCTTAATCTTGTTTGCTGTCATCTGGAGTATGGTATCAAGGATTGACGCTGATCAGAACAGTTATCCGGTGCGCCTGCTTGAAATCACGGAAGATGGTACAAGCCAGTTAACCTCCTTCAAGACCGAGTTTCCAGATTTCACAGTTGTAACTATGAGTATGAAACGTTTTGTCGCTTTACGCGATGATCTGGATGGGCAGTATGACGGTATATTTATAGGTAAAGGTACCTATAGTCCAGTAACCTTGGGAAACCTCAAGGATAAAGATGTCTCCGTGCGCTCCGCAGCTATGAACACCTCGTTAATTCAGAATGATATTACGCGTCTTCGTGTAGATGATATCAATAAGCTCTTTATTATGAAGGGCTTGTATGTGATTTTTCATGAACAGACTTTCTTAGATCAAGAGAAGCCTGAAGCCAGACAAGGAATCCTTTACGAAGCATTCAATCCCTTGCGCAGAACCTCAGCTTCGAAGAGTAACGTTCTCTTTTTGACTGATTCCGGAATTAAAGATTTTTTCAATAGATTGAAGACTGACAGCTCCAAGCTGAAACAACGCCCCCAACTGCAAATCACGAACAGTGACGAGATCCGCAATTATGTTCCAGCTTCTACAGGAGGTAAGATATATGCTCCCGGAGACAAATTGAAGTTCAACTTCAATGTCAGCAACACGACTGATCTTGCGAATCATCCTATGACCGCCAAGCTGTACATTAACCTTGATAAGTCTATTGCCATGGGCGAGCAGCAGGTTGTTGCATCTGTCAAAGTGAATAAAGCAAATAGTACGCTGGAGTACATTCTCCCACGGACATTCTCAGGACTGTTGTACTGGAAGCTTGAGATTAGTGACCCTACCAGCTTTGCGCAGCTAAAAAGCTATGAACGCGGAAGCATCCGTTACCGGAATGAGAAGACCGTTATACGAGTCCTGCAGATTACACCTCCAGGTTCCAGTACAACTCCAATTCATGAGAGCAGTCTAAAAAAATCAATAAACATGAATCAGGATTTTTTAAGCAACGAGGATTACAAGCTGGATATTACTGTCATGAATATAGATGAATTCAATTATTATATTGAAAGCACCTTTGCAAATACACGTGAATATGGCCTTAATGGCGTATATGATATGCTATTGTTCGGATTCCGGGATGAATATTACTCGAAGACAATAATGAAACCCTTATCTATCACAGCAGTAAAGGAATTCATTAATGAATCCAAGCAGAGCGCAATGTTCACACATGATACAGTCATCAATCTGTATGGAGGTAATACTTGGGTAGACAATTTCAAAGAGATTACAGGCCAGAAAGATCCTGTTGTTAACCTTGGTCATAATGCACTTAATCCATCAAAAAAAGTAACGCCGGTTAATGACGGATTGCTTATGCAGTACCCTTTTTATCTGAGTCAACAGACTGGCAGCGGTACCCAGAACAATATTGGTGAACCCAAAGTAGCCAAGACCCACAATCAGTACTTCACTCTGGATCTGGAAGACCGGACAGTTGTTCCCTGGTACAACACCATCAGCGAATCAGGTGATGCAACCAAACGGACTCCCGATGACAGTTGGAACCATTACTACACCTATTCCAAAGGAAACGTAACCTATTCAGGAACCGGCCATCTGTTTGGCTCTAATCTTTCGAGTAGCGAGTCTGTGTTCCCGGAGTGGGAACAGAAGCTTTTTGTTAACACGATGTACAGAGCATTTATGGGTGCTAACCACGCTCCCAGCATCACTGCATATTCACCTATTGAAGGAACCGTTATTCCGTCCTATCAAGATAAGCTGACTGTAAGCTATTCGGTAGCCGATCTCGATTTGAAGGACCGCACTCTGACCACTAATCTGAAGTTCATCGTGAACGGAACAGAATTGACCAGCCCGGACTATATGATCCACAACCGGCGTGTAGGATCTGAAGAAACCATTACTCAGACCTTCAAGAACCCGCTTAGCGAGAGTGGCAATATTGAAATCATGATCACAGCACAAGATGACCAAGGCGCTTCCGCTTCACCAGTTATAATCCCATTGACTGTCTCAAAGGTGGAGTCCTCTTTATCCATAAACAGAAGCCAATCCGCCACCAAAATAGGTCGGGACAAGCTGGTAACAATAGATTATAGCATTGCTCCAAAAACTTTAAGGCTAGAGGATGTTCAACCTCAATACCAAGGGAAAAACAACCTGTTAATTTCCGGCTTGCGCTATGATGAAAAATTCGCTCCAAATCTTGAATTTGAGGGAGAATCACTACCGCAAGGGTTCACAAAGACCGGAAATCTCAGTGAAGGTTACACTATAAAAGGAACTTTTGAGAATATCACTTTTCAGTTAACAACAATCGATGGTAAGCAGTACTATAAGCCGGTTAATCCTCACAGTACGTCTGACCCGCTTATATATAAATTCACCCTAAGCTTCAAACCTAAGGCAGCGGAGAAATATATACTGGATAACTCCAGCATTATGTTCGAGGATATCCATGCCCCCGCAGAATCTGTACCTACGGCAGTACCTACAGCGGCTCCTACTGTTGCAGCAACACCGACTCCGACACCTACTCCGGCTCCTGTTCCAACTGTAGCACCTCCGGTGTTCCCGGGTTCTACAGCGCCTATTTCGGCTCTGGGGGTTGCTAAGGATTATTCAGTGTATATCCTGGAGGATATTGATTATTCATCTACTTCTTTTCAGAATAAAGCACGTACAGCAGCGGGTGGTAATTTTACAACTCCAAATCTGACCTTGGGTGGAAATTTACCTGAAAGTGAATCAGGAGCAACTCTTGTAGTCGGCGGTAACATAAACTGGTCATCTAATAACGGAAGTATGCGAGGCAAAGCGTATTACGGAGGCAAAGTAATTGCTATTGCAGAAGCCTACAAAAATAAGGTTTTCCTTGATACATCACTGCCATTTGCCCAAGTTAACCAGCATTTAAAGAATCTCTCTAGCTATTTGGGCCATTTACCAGGCACTAATGTTACCTCCGTCTTAGCAAACGGCAGAAATGACTTTACTCTTAACGGAACAGACCCAAATCTAAATATTTTTAATGTTACTCTCAAGGATAGCTCTAAATCTATCAGTGCTGTGAACATAAATGCACCAGCCGGTTCTACAGTAGTTATTAATATATCAGGCAAATCAGCAAGCTTTGGTAACGGCTCTATTAACCACGAGAATGTTGCCAACGATCACATTATCTTCAACTTTTATGAAGCTGAAACTCTTGTTTCGCAATATTATGCTATAGATCAGTCGATTTTGGCTCCTTTAGCAACACTCTCATTAACAGGAACTTATAATGGAACAATAATTGCTAAAAAACTGCAACCTATTGGTGGAGGAATTGATATCGGTGGTGTAAATCCCTTTAATGGAAATTTGCCTGAAATGCCTGCCGCAACCACAGCACCAACCGCAGTCCCTACAGCGACTGCTACACCTGCAGCTACAGTAACAGTTACACCAGTACCTACTGCTAGTGCCACGCCAACCGTGATGCCGACAGCTACACCTGTTCCAACAACTGTGACTATGAAGTTTTTAGCTGTTAATCTGGAAGTGATTATTGAGATTACTTCAATTGTGGTACACGATGAATATATACTGGTTGATCAAAAGTTATCGCTCCCGTCAATCACAACTATTCTGCCTGACGATGTAGATGCGAAGGACCGGACTCTTCAGTGGACTATCGTAAGCGGCAAAGATTTCATTAAATTCATAAGCGACGGTATGATCCAAGCAATTGCGCCGGGCGAAGCAGAGATTCTGGCTTCAGTTCAAGATGGAAGCAAGGTTGTCAGCAATATAGCCAGGATTACTGTAACAGCCCCTATCCCGCCTGAGCCTATACGTACCATTGAGCTTACCGGAGATACTTCAGGAACCGCCAATACCCCAATTCATTTGAATGCTGTATACACCAGCAATCCAGTTGAGACGGATATAACCTATAAGTGGACAATCACAGATGGGAATGGCAACAACGTTAATCAATACCTGACAACGAGTGGTCCAACTTCACCTACGGGAACCTTTAATGCACCGCAGAGTGGGATTTATACTATCACAGTAACTGCATACAGCAATAGTAATACGGCTGGCTCCCCGGCCATCAAGACCATTGCCATCACCAATCCTTTAAGAGACTTTATAATCGATAGTGCTGACAGTGTTTTTGTTGGTAAATTCATAGAGATGAGTCTAAAGGACTTCGCTCCTGATAACGCAGATGATGCCTTCGATATCCATTGGAGCTTAGTTGGAGATGGTGCTCAATATGCAAGCTTAACCAAAGCCCCAGACGATACGAATGACACTAAGTATATTTTAACTGGCATCAAAGCAAAGGATACTGTCACTGTTTCAGTCACAGCAGGAGACATTACTAGGATTAAGAAAATTAAGATCGAACCTCTGGTTCTTACGGATATCCAGTTTACCGGCACTATCGTGGAGATGAACGTTGGCGAAACCAGACATCTGGACCAGCTTCTCTGGTTCTCGCCAAGAGAGATTACTCTAAATGATGTTCGGGATCAATTGGATTGGACAAGTACTTTCTCTGGAATTGCCTCCTTCCAAACTCCTGTTACTGCAGACAATCGGGGGATAATTCATGCACACAAAAGCGGAAGTACACTTGTAACTGTGCAGTATGCTAACAACCCCCTGATCAAAACAACTATACTTGTCAAAGTATATCCTCTTGATACGGATGACCGTTACTAA
- a CDS encoding ATPase, T2SS/T4P/T4SS family, which translates to MAIMKKRLGDLLVENGIISQEQLEEALVEQRKTKRKLGDLLITQGYITEQQLIEVLEFQLGIPHVSLFKYQIDPAITQIIPESMAKRYQVLPFMKEGSKLMVAMADPLDYFAIEDLRMSTGFRIEPAISSRDELTRAIARHYGMRDSMSQMMVELPTQEEIEETEITDEDSPIVRLVNQMIQQAVSLRASDIHVDPGENNLSIRYRIDGTLRTERIIPKQMQGFITARLKIMARLNIAERRLPQDGRIKMQFDYKMVDIRVSSLPTMHGEKIVLRLLDLSTGVKSVDTLGFSDVNADAFRDMISKPYGILLITGPTGSGKSTTLYSALSQLNTENANIITIEDPVEYQLEGVNQVHVNPAIGLTFAAGLRSILRQDPNIVMVGEIRDTETAEIAVRASLTGHLVLSTLHTNDAISTISRLRDMGVEPYLIASSLLGVVAQRLVRKICPDCKEEHKPTEQESIMLRRYGLPVEVIYRGRGCGNCNNTGYRGRIAIHEVLTINDHLRQLITDSASIEQLRAAGREQGMIELVEDGFVKVSKGITTLQEVMRETVSH; encoded by the coding sequence ATGGCTATCATGAAGAAGAGGCTGGGAGATTTACTCGTTGAAAACGGGATTATCTCTCAAGAACAGCTTGAAGAAGCGCTGGTAGAGCAACGCAAAACCAAACGAAAGCTGGGGGATCTGCTAATAACCCAAGGCTATATTACAGAGCAACAGCTCATAGAGGTACTTGAGTTCCAGTTAGGTATCCCCCACGTAAGCCTGTTCAAATATCAGATTGATCCGGCAATTACGCAGATCATCCCCGAGAGTATGGCCAAGCGCTACCAAGTGCTTCCTTTCATGAAGGAAGGCAGCAAACTGATGGTGGCAATGGCAGATCCCTTGGACTACTTCGCTATTGAAGATTTGCGCATGAGTACAGGATTCCGGATTGAGCCGGCAATCTCCAGCCGTGATGAGTTGACTAGAGCGATAGCCCGTCACTACGGAATGCGGGACTCTATGAGTCAGATGATGGTCGAGCTTCCAACCCAGGAAGAGATAGAAGAAACAGAGATTACGGATGAGGATTCACCGATTGTGCGGCTGGTTAACCAGATGATTCAGCAGGCAGTGTCATTGCGGGCTTCAGATATTCATGTGGACCCTGGTGAGAATAATCTCTCCATCCGTTACCGGATTGACGGGACTTTACGGACAGAGCGGATCATTCCCAAGCAAATGCAGGGCTTCATCACCGCCAGACTGAAGATTATGGCCCGATTGAATATAGCAGAACGGCGCTTGCCCCAGGATGGCCGCATTAAAATGCAATTTGACTACAAGATGGTCGATATACGTGTATCTTCGCTGCCTACCATGCATGGTGAGAAGATTGTACTGCGTCTCTTGGACCTAAGTACTGGAGTTAAGTCTGTAGATACCTTGGGCTTCAGTGACGTTAATGCCGATGCCTTCAGGGATATGATCAGCAAGCCTTACGGTATACTCCTGATTACCGGTCCAACCGGCAGCGGGAAATCAACCACCTTATATTCCGCCCTGAGCCAATTGAATACTGAGAATGCGAATATTATTACGATTGAAGATCCGGTGGAATATCAGCTAGAAGGCGTGAATCAGGTGCATGTGAATCCGGCGATCGGCTTAACCTTTGCCGCAGGCTTACGCTCCATTCTTCGTCAGGACCCGAATATTGTAATGGTAGGAGAGATTCGGGACACTGAAACTGCAGAGATTGCTGTACGTGCTTCACTTACAGGACATCTGGTGTTGTCCACATTACATACTAATGATGCCATTAGCACAATTTCCAGATTGCGTGACATGGGCGTTGAGCCCTACTTGATTGCATCCTCGCTGCTCGGGGTAGTCGCTCAGCGGCTGGTACGCAAAATCTGCCCGGATTGCAAAGAGGAGCATAAACCGACAGAGCAGGAGTCGATAATGCTTAGGCGCTATGGCCTGCCTGTTGAGGTCATCTATCGCGGCCGAGGCTGCGGTAACTGCAACAACACAGGATACCGCGGACGGATTGCCATTCATGAGGTACTGACCATTAATGATCATCTGCGGCAGCTTATCACAGATTCTGCATCCATAGAGCAGCTTCGGGCAGCCGGTAGAGAGCAGGGCATGATCGAGTTAGTAGAGGACGGATTTGTCAAAGTATCCAAAGGAATTACAACCTTACAGGAAGTCATGCGTGAGACGGTATCGCATTAG